In one window of Haemorhous mexicanus isolate bHaeMex1 chromosome 31, bHaeMex1.pri, whole genome shotgun sequence DNA:
- the BGLAP gene encoding osteocalcin isoform X1 has translation MADVLEITLLRPCPLARATGPYKDTQGARAALSPAQGGTMKSLVLLTLLALLTLGLCRRAADGSASTKDSPSSEAFVSRRASAELVQRQKRNIGYGSSVPGAPPDPLEAKREVCELNPDCDELADQIGLQEAYRRYYGLA, from the exons ATGGCGGATGTACTGGAAATAACCCTGCTGAGGCCATGCCCCCTTGCCAGGGCCACAGGACCCTATAAAGACAcccagggagccagggctgcactcagcccagcacagggaggcacCATGAAGTCCCTGGTCCTGCTGACTCTCTTGGCCCTGCTCACCCTTGGCCTCTGCCGCAGAG CTGCCGatggctctgccagcaccaagGACTCGCCCAGCTCCGAAG ccTTTGTCTCCAGACGCGCCAGCGCCGAGCTGGTGCAGAGGCAGAAGCGCAATATCGGCTATGGCAG CAGCGTCCCTGGAGCCCCCCCGGACCCGCTGGAGGCCAAGCGTGAGGTGTGCGAGCTCAACCCCGACTGTGACGAGCTGGCGGACCAGATCGGGCTGCAGGAAGCCTACCGGCGCTACTACGGGCTCGCGTAG
- the BGLAP gene encoding osteocalcin isoform X2 yields MADVLEITLLRPCPLARATGPYKDTQGARAALSPAQGGTMKSLVLLTLLALLTLGLCRRAADGSASTKDSPSSEAFVSRRASAELVQRQKRNIGYGSVPGAPPDPLEAKREVCELNPDCDELADQIGLQEAYRRYYGLA; encoded by the exons ATGGCGGATGTACTGGAAATAACCCTGCTGAGGCCATGCCCCCTTGCCAGGGCCACAGGACCCTATAAAGACAcccagggagccagggctgcactcagcccagcacagggaggcacCATGAAGTCCCTGGTCCTGCTGACTCTCTTGGCCCTGCTCACCCTTGGCCTCTGCCGCAGAG CTGCCGatggctctgccagcaccaagGACTCGCCCAGCTCCGAAG ccTTTGTCTCCAGACGCGCCAGCGCCGAGCTGGTGCAGAGGCAGAAGCGCAATATCGGCTATGGCAG CGTCCCTGGAGCCCCCCCGGACCCGCTGGAGGCCAAGCGTGAGGTGTGCGAGCTCAACCCCGACTGTGACGAGCTGGCGGACCAGATCGGGCTGCAGGAAGCCTACCGGCGCTACTACGGGCTCGCGTAG